The following nucleotide sequence is from Nitrospira sp..
ACGTGCTGGGAATCGTGCTGGCCGGTACCTTGGTCGTCATGCTGGGACTCATCGACGATTTTGGCGTGCTGTCACCGGGCGCGAAGCTCGCGGGGCAGTGCCTCGCGGTGTTCGTGCTGATCAAAAGCGGAATACGCATCGAGATTGCATCACTGCCCGATTGGGTCGATATCGCGCTGACGGTGCTCTGGATGATTGGCATCATCAACGCATTCAATCTCCTCGACATCATGGATGGCCTCTCGGCCGGTGTCGGAGTCATCAGTGCGGCATTTCTCTGTGTCGTGGCGATCCTGAACGGCGATCAAACGACCGCCTTCATGTTGGCTGCGCTGATGGGCAGTCTCCTGGGATTTCTTCGCTACAATTGGAAACCGGCGTCGATCTACATGGGAGACTCAGGGGCGTTATTCATCGGGCTGATGCTCGGCGCATTGTCGATGATCGGGAAATACACGGAAGGGCATGTCGTCTCGCTGCTGACGCCGGTATTGATTTTGGGCATGCCCATCTTCGACACGCTTTTCGTCATGTACATCCGGTTTTTGCGAGGCCTCCCGATCTTTCTCGGCAGTCCTGACCATCTTGCGATTCGCCTGCGCCACTGGGGTCTGTCCGTCAAGCAGGTCGTGGTGATCAGTTACCTCGGCGCAGCCTTGTTGGGAACCATCGGCTTGCTGGTCATGGCGGTGCCCCAGGAAGTGGCCGTTCTTCTCAGCGGCGCGACGTTAGTCGGTCTGGCTGTAGCGGCCGTGTCACTGACCAAGCTGAAGGTAGCCGGGAGAGGCGTCATGCTCAATCCGGAAACGATGACGTCGAATCCGGCAGAAAGGACTGGCTTGTCATGATCGTGATTGTCGGGGCCGGGTTGGCAGGGTTGAGCGCGGCCTATCATCTTCGCGGTGTGTCGTACGAGATTCTGGAGCGCGAACAGGAAGTCGGGGGGCTCTGTCGATCCTATACGAAGGACGGGTTCACTTTCGACTACACGGGGCACTTGTTGCACTTCCGACAGACCGCAATCAAGGCCCTCGTCGAAAGTCTTTTGCCAGATCAACTGCGACGACATGCACGCAAGTCTTACATCTATTCACACGAGACGTACACAGAGTATCCGTTTCAGGTCAATACTCATGGCCTTCCGCCCGCGGTTGTCCGTGACTGTCTCCTGGGGTTCATTGCGACGTTGTCTCCCTCTGCCTCCAAACCGCCGGCGGACCAGCGGTCTTTCAAACAGTGGATACTCGAGAGTCTGGGAGAGGGCATCGCAAAGCATTTCATGGTGCCGTTCAATGAAAAACTCTGGCAAGTGTCGCTGGATGAATTGACGTCGGAGTGGGTCTCGTGGCTCGTGCCGAAGCCCGATGTGAAAGATGTCGTCAACGGAGCGCTGGGTATTCAGGACAAGGCCTTCGGATACAACCCGTCATTCCTCTATCCGGCGAGCGGTGGAATCAAGATGCTCCCGGAGGCCTTTCGTATGTCTCTCGATCGTCTCACCTTCGGAGCAGAACTGCTGCAGGTCGAGACTGAACGGCGACGGGCGGTGTTTCGGGGGAGGGAAGGTGAACGAACGCTGGACTATGAGCGGATGATTTCGACCATCCCTCTGCCGGAGTTGGTTCGGCGTTG
It contains:
- a CDS encoding undecaprenyl/decaprenyl-phosphate alpha-N-acetylglucosaminyl 1-phosphate transferase — its product is MILLILTFLLAAILAIYGVPIARRAALKFGIVDSPDGRLKHQREPVPYLGGLAIYLSFLVSLAFTFEFRHDVLGIVLAGTLVVMLGLIDDFGVLSPGAKLAGQCLAVFVLIKSGIRIEIASLPDWVDIALTVLWMIGIINAFNLLDIMDGLSAGVGVISAAFLCVVAILNGDQTTAFMLAALMGSLLGFLRYNWKPASIYMGDSGALFIGLMLGALSMIGKYTEGHVVSLLTPVLILGMPIFDTLFVMYIRFLRGLPIFLGSPDHLAIRLRHWGLSVKQVVVISYLGAALLGTIGLLVMAVPQEVAVLLSGATLVGLAVAAVSLTKLKVAGRGVMLNPETMTSNPAERTGLS
- a CDS encoding FAD-dependent oxidoreductase; this encodes MIVIVGAGLAGLSAAYHLRGVSYEILEREQEVGGLCRSYTKDGFTFDYTGHLLHFRQTAIKALVESLLPDQLRRHARKSYIYSHETYTEYPFQVNTHGLPPAVVRDCLLGFIATLSPSASKPPADQRSFKQWILESLGEGIAKHFMVPFNEKLWQVSLDELTSEWVSWLVPKPDVKDVVNGALGIQDKAFGYNPSFLYPASGGIKMLPEAFRMSLDRLTFGAELLQVETERRRAVFRGREGERTLDYERMISTIPLPELVRRCVDLPPAIRDRAQVLRWVSVSNVNLAVAREQISDKHWIYFPEHRYPFYRAGFPMNFSPAMGQSGCTSLYVEMSHQPGEQEPNVVLIERARKGLEDAGLFRRDDELVMADVKDLYYAYVLYDRQRGRAVQELLAELERRGISSIGRYGLWEHTSMEDAIAQGRDVAMRLRLKAAA